The Indicator indicator isolate 239-I01 chromosome 21, UM_Iind_1.1, whole genome shotgun sequence region acagtaatgaggtctcccctcagcctcctctttttcaaactaaacagcccctgcTCCTTCAGTCGCTGTTTCATCAGAACTGTGgatattttctttcactgtccATTTTTGGTTTACTGCTCTCACTTGTATGTTATACATCTCTCAACTTACAAAAAAGGAACAGTGAAAGGAATCAGTCTTACCTAGTGAAAAAGGAACAAATGCATCTTTCTTGACAAACTGTCCACTGCTGTCCAGAAATCTCTCCGGAGAAAACACTTCTGGATTGCTCCAGTATTTTTCATCAAAGTGAACAGAGTAGAGGTTTGTAATGACTGTAGTGCCTTCAGGAATAGAGTAACCACGCACCACAGTATCTTTGGAAGTCGCATGAAAAATGCCTAGTGGAACTATATTGCAGAATCTTAGAACTtcatgcagcacagcctcagtgtATGGCATCTTACATTTCTCTTCTAAGGTGGGCATTTTGTTAGGGCCAATAACTAAATCGATTTCTTTTTGAACTTGACCTGttaggaagaagaagaaaagctgatGTTTATTGTGTTATATTCTTTAATTTACTCTTGTGAACTGAGGATAGAAAGAAATTGTACCTAAACTGTTAACCACAACCTGACTTTaatttttgttgattttttttcatttttactttaATCTGTAATTGTATTTGCTTATTTAATTACATAGATCAGTACATCTGCCAACCAATATTTAACTACATAAATCAGTATATCTGCCAACCAATATTACACATCATAACACTAAACTGAAATACAATAATACtttattaaaaatgttaaaGCTTCATAAAGACTATATTCACCAGTTTTATCATCATAATTGACTTTTGATATCCTCTTCACCTGCATATAAAATAAGCTTTTCACATCTGTTCATGGTATATTTGGTAAATGATACACCAGAATAATACACACAGACCTTCTTTTCTGGTTATAGTTATGGATCACTGCACTACTTTGTAAAAGCATTTTGAATTTGCCATACGAAAGTATATCAGTTCCTCAAAATGTCAAAGTTCTTACCTTGAATGTTTGGATAAAGAGCCATAAATAACACTGCCCATCTTAAAACATTTGTTGTGGTTTCTGTCCCAGCTATGATGAGTTCTCCAACGGAGAAAATTAAGTTTTCTCTTGAGAATGTAGACTCTGGATCATTTTTGCTGCAATCCATCTCATCTAAATATGCATCTACAAAATGTCGAGGTGACTGAGGCTTCCTGTTTTCAGAGACACGTTCAATAAGCTCATGAAGAAAGTCATAGACTTCAGCTGCGTTTTTAAACAGCTGCTGGTGTTTCCCAAATGGCAAGATACCAATCCAAGGAAAAGCattatataaaaatacagaagcacTAGCAGCTAGTTCAATATTTTCACTAAAAATCTCAATCATGTGCTGAAATTCAGTATCTTCGTATGTAAAACGTTCTCCAAAAATAATCAAATTGGTAATGTTTGAAACAGCATTTGTTATCAAGTGCCTAAGATCAAATGGCCTGCCTTTGTACGTATCAATGGCATCAAGAAAAAATGTAGATTCTTCTGAAATTTTGTGTTCAAAAGACCTTTGACCATATCCAAAAATTCGAAAGGTATTTACAGCTAATTTGCGATGTTCTGTCCATCCTCTGCCATATTTACTGTTCAGTAagcctgaaaaaatattttgacacaGTATTTTATGCAACGCTTTATTTTCCCCCATAAGATAACAGAATTATGTAATAAGGAAAAAACAAgaccaaaaagaaaattacaggTATCTTGCTATGGAACATAGTCCAAGAGTAACAATCCTTTCCAAACAGTATCTTTAAAGAAGCAGCAAGTACTTTATGAAAGGAGATAAGTAGAGAAAACTGCTAAAACCAATGTTTCATATGATCACAAACCCACCTATTGGCCAAAAAttgcatttatatatataagGCATTATCACTTACCTCCCATGTTTGTCAGCTTCTTAAACAAGGGAAGAGAGGGTCTGTCTGCAAAGATGTCACTTTGATGAACAAGGCATTCTTTGACTGCATCATAGCCATTCAGTACAATAGCAGATATACCACCCAGATCAAGGCTGAAGATCTTTGAGGGGAACATATAATGAAAATTTTTAAATGCTATTACAAGCAAATCTTAACAAATAatgaaaagaagtaaaaaagcaacagaaaagtgCAACAACACTGAACAATCATGTAAAATAGAGACTTGGGTAAGCTTCAGCAGGCCGCACGGATAACCAGAAGTGATGTAGCTATGGCACTACAGAGTAGAGCCTGTTGTCAGCTAATTTACTTGGTCAAAAGATAAACTGCCCCACACTACattctgtgctttgctgtgcACCTAACACAACCTGTTCTCCTAAGTAAGCACTGGGGATGCTTTCATAAAGTCATTAAAAACCATGAATTCAGTAGGGCAATGCATAGTTTTCAGAAAGGATGTACTGTCTCCTAACAGTAGCTATGAGTATATAACACTATTAGATATAAGGTACAGGTTTTTCATATAAGGACTAGAAATAAAGTACCTATGTTGTCTACTTTCCTAATTCACTGAGACTATTTCCACAGGAGGGAGGAAAGCTCCTTGTACCTGCTCCTCGTCGCTGCCTAAGTTAAGGCAGACTTCAATAGCTGAATTTGGTTAAGGGCACTGTGACTGAAGCTACCAAATTCCTATCATGAAGACTTCCAACGTCACTTAATAATGGCATACACATAAGCGGTGTCAGTTGTGACAACAACCAAGCTGCACCCAGTCCTTTCCATCTCTGAAACTGGACACCAGCTTACTTTGCACAGGCTCCCAAAGAACCATCAGGTGACAGAAGTAAGAGCCAGGATGACAGCCAACAAATGACAGCATAGCCCAGCTAGCCCCATCTCCCGTTTCCAGAAGTGGTTAGCACTAGATGCTTTGCAGAAAGTTTCAATACATCCTGCAGAAGGCACACACAGgataaacaaaatgaaaatcttGGCCTAAGCTGTAAAAATCAAAACTGAGGCTAAACTCTAGATTGAAATCCTATCTCTCATTGCATACTTTTCACAGCATtataaatctgtatttttgCTTATATGAAACTCCATTTTTTCCTTAAGAAGCATTAACCTCCACAATATGCAATAATTATACATAGCCTAATCATACATTCTGTGACCACTGCATTgacaccaaaagggttgtcaagcacaggcacaggctgcccaggaaagtggctgagtcaccatccctggaggtatttaaaagatgtgtataCATGGTccttagtgacatggtttaagggttggacttagcagtgctgggttaacagttggattcAATGcccctaaaggtcttttccaactcaagcaattctatgactattttattttagcagactttgtatttttctgttataATGACTCTTCTAGTGTATGTGACAAAAGACACCCAGTGTATTTCTGCAAACTGTTTGTGTTCTAGAGGTTTGAAGAATGTCATTTTCTAGACAAACTGTTGTTGGTTGGACACACAGCTCAACCCTTCACATCTCTCCAGTGCTAGCACCGCAGGGGTTAGAAATGGTCTAGAGATGTACAAGCTCAAGCAGTGGCTGGCCAGGGTGTGCAGTGACTGGCCAGATGGTACCAAACCCTATGGGAGTGCATTTGTGTACACAGATGTGCACATACACCCCAACAAAAGGGAACTGcctgcccttccctgctgcacctAGTTTGGGTTTAACTTCTGTGAGGCTTGTAAGAGTAGATTGGTTTAAAACTAATGAAAAGAAACACGAGGTCTAGAAGGACAGGAGCTAAAGCATTTTACCAGCAGCCACAGCGGGGCTCCCTACAGCGGCAGCACCGGCTGAACGGAGGGGatagctctgctgctctgcccgcTCCCACTGCAGGGGCTGTCCGCAGCGCCTCTTTGCCAGAGCGTTGCGCCCCGGGCTCGCCCGCCGACAGGATAAGGGCCCTTTCCTCTGCTCCCGTTAGACGGCGGCGGGGCTCCTCCCATCGTGCTGCTCCTTTCTCCCCGGGGCATCCGCCTCCGCCCGCCGTGCTGGAACTTCCCGCCAGAGCACAGGCACCGACAGCCACTCCGGGTCGGGACCAGGTGGCGGGACAGCCCCGGCCGGACGCGCCGCGCCGCCGGCGCTGACCCGGGGCTCCCCGGCAACCGAGATCTGCGGGACAGCTGCCGATTGCCCGGGTTCTATCACCGGCAGCACTGCCCTCCTGGCCCCAGCCcacccctcttcccctccaggGGGACCCCGAGGCGGCAGCAGATGTCGCTTGAGCGGCGGTACCTGCCCGTGGATCTGGCTCTGCCGCCGCATGTAGATGTGCGGCTGCTCCGCGCCCAGGGCGTGGATGTTGCCGATGAGAGGTAGCCCCGTGGGGCCGGGCGGGAAGCCGGGTGGCCGCCgctgcttcagcagctgccGCACCACCAGcgccagcaccaccagcacggcggccagcagcaggaggcaggcgCCGCCGCCCGCCGGACGCAGGCCTCCCACCGCTGCCGCCGGCCCCATCGCGCCGCTTCCTCCTGCCGCCTCCCGGCCCACCGCCCCTATTGGGCGGGGACATCTCCGCGCCGCGCCCATTGGCTCGCGGCGGCTCCGCCCCTCGCGTCAGGCCGCGGTTTCTTGGCTCGGCCGGCGACGGCAGGGATGCGGGATATCTGCTAATGACTGGTGCCCGGGTACGGGGCTGGCGTCCTACGGGGGTGCAGAAAACGGGCCCTGTGCCCGCATGGTCTGGCTTTGCTGTCCTGTCTGGAATAGCACTAGAAGTCGCTCCCGTCAGTGTTGTGGCGAACCCGCCGTGTGATTCCCGCCTTcgccctgcagcccaggctgtgcctgtTGCAAGCAAAGATTCTCAGTTTGAGATGTCTTCCCAGCTCCCTCGGAGCCGCCGAGCCTTGCCGCGTTACCCACCTGGCCGTCCCACCTGCGGTCGGGGCTGTGCCTGTGGCGAGTCgttgcaggcaggcaggcaggcaggtgaCAGCCTCACGGGCcgtgcctgcagctcctggtgctgcgCTGCTTGCCCTCGGATCTGGGCCCCAGCCAGCGGCGGGACTGCACTGGGCGGAGGGAAGGAGTCCGGCgaactgtgctgctgagcacGGTAGGAAACGACCCCAGTTCGGGTGGCCCAGCACCAGGGAGGTCGCAGCCATGAGGCGTGCGGGCTGCTGTTGCTCATCGGAGTGGTGTCCTGGGGCTGGAGTTGGTGGAGAGACCGAGACGTCTCCGGCAGTGCTGACACCTGCCGAGTGCGCAGTGACAAGCGCGCTGGTTTTGCTGCTCCTCGCTGCTGTTTTACACAGTACAATTTAAGTACAACGGAAACATTCCTGCCCTGAAAAAATTTCCGTGCTATGTGCCTCGAActtgagatttcttttttcgtTGAACTCAATATCGCTGCACGGATTCACAAGAACATCGCTAAGATCTAAACTTATAATTAATCTATTCTGATTAAGTTCATTAATAACGTGACTGATCAAAACGCACTGCATGCTTGGTAATCTAATGCTTAATTCTCAGTATATTCCTGGGATGGGACATTCTACGTTGCAAGTAGCGATACTAACCTGAGAGTACATGGcagaaaagctgaggaaggCCTCAGATGTTGCTGAGAGGGCAGGTGGTCAAGAACTCAAACACAGCAAAGGCTGTTGCTTTGCTAAGTGCTGCAAGcgcaacaggaaaagaaaatagcaCAGGAAAGACCTGAGGAAAAAACATACAGAAGAAAAGTCCAAATGTTTGGCTAGAGAGGAAGAGGCTTGTATGAAGAAAAAAGTAGACAAGATTTGACAGTTATCTTCAAGCAGGAATGAGAACAGTCAAAACTGACCTTATGTAGTGTTTGAGCCTTGATGGTGGAGAAGAGACAGTGATGCTACCTGCTGTAATAGAGGAAGAGGAACTGCAAAGCATGACTGCAAACCAGTAAAATCCCTTTTGGTCAAGCCAAGTGTGAATCAGCCAAGATTAAAGATCCAAGAACCTCTAAAGGATGCATGATTAAATGGGAGTTTAAAAAAGGACCAGCTTGGATAAATGTGACTGAAAGTTGTCAAAAGTAAATGATAAATAAACCCTTGTGAACAGATAAAATCACTTAACAACATAGGTTTAGGGATGTGAGCTCCAATGGCCATCCAAGGCCAAGACTCCATGCCAGTTTCTCACTGAtcctgggttggtttgtttattaatttttttttctttcatttgttcaGTAGTGTGGGGGCAGCTTGTGCTGAATTGCTTCTTTGGGAAGGTGTTACTCATCTTAATCACAATGGTCAAAGGAGCAGACTCATAGCATGAGTAAagggtggtggggttttgttttgagatttttttttcccagttataAAAAATTATGGCTGAGTAGAGAAACCCATTAAAGCaggtatttttattaaattctaAAACATCCTAGTCATCAATACTTACAATTACTTTGCATTATAAATTCTGTAAGGAAAAGTTGGAGACAATCAAGTAACAGGAAATTTTTGCgttcctgccttctccagaaaagcagaaagcaatgcTTTGAGAGGGAGTGACTATACATACATATACAAAGCTTTGACTTTTGAAGAAATATACTGACAGAGGTGGCTGTTCTTTTAGTAATGACATGAAGATCCTGATGAAAATTCTAGGGAGAGAAAATTCTCTAGGGAGAAAAATTAAGTAGTTTCTAAGTTCCATTAAATATCTCAAAGACTTGTATTCAGCTACTGTTTGAACAGGCTTTGGCTTTCTTACTCTTTAGCACTGTCATCCTTGATGCACTTCTAGAAAACAAGGTAATTCTTTATCAGGCTGAAGTGATTTCCATTCCTAATGTAATGTTTCTTGTCCAGTGAAGTCATGCTGTTATTTATAAAATGGCATACATGAAAACAACTTTTTTATAGCcagaaatgtaaagaaaaatcttttctttgcaggcagggcagggaaaaggaagagatctATATAGATGTATGTAGAATAGGCAATCTTCTCACTGAAGAAATTAGTTTCTTAAGCCCACTGACAAGTTTAGAGTTATATGCAGGTGTTGTCTATCACACTCACATAGCTCTTCTTAACACCTATATCATTATGATAGAGCCATGTTACAATTATCTCCTTAGCTAACCCTATAATGATGTTGGTGCTTTATAGATTTTGAAAATATCTGATGTTTTCCCTTGTGTATTTGGTCATTAGTTACTGATATAGCTCTTTTTCCTTAATCCCAGTCTTACTATGCCTAAATATTGTATGTCTGTCAGGCACTCAGGAGGCTTAAAGACAGGAGGCTTAAAGACTGTAACTTCAGAAATAGCTTTGATATATATTATTTGGTGGCTCTTTCAGAGTATACTTAGGTCAATCTTATGCATAAACTtagaaatatgtatttttaattgaCAGTCTTATATGGCTGTTGGCTACCAGGAACTCTGCTGTAAGTAGATTAGCAAATACTATGTTGTTAGAGTCTTTGTTATTCATGTACTATTTACCAGCAGTGAGAGAGACATATTCTGGTCCCAGATTTAGCCCTTGCATGAGTTCCTCTTGTCAGGAGTCAAACAGTTAAACAGCCAGCTGAGAAACAATTGCACCTGGCCCTCCTCACCTGGAGAACAGTACTGGAACAGCAGGAACGTACAGGGATGTGGTATCTAACAGTGCCAGGACAGAACGGTCCTGGAAGGGGCTGAGAAAAGTACTGAGTTACACTGAGACTTAATCAGACTGCAGTACTATCAGACAAAGCATGAAGTGATGATATGAGATCTTCCATCCTTAAATCCTGTAAAGAACAATCATGGGATTAACTTCAGAACACAGGGAATAGTCTCTCACCATATTTTTGCTGACATGCTCTAGTGACATGTAAGATAGTAGCATAGCACTTGAGCAAGCAATCAAATCGAAGTTTTATAACTGTGCTATTGCTTAACAAGGTTCTGAGGTTGTTTTCCAGATAAGGAGTTTGTTCAACTCTTATCTTACCTGCAGAGTGCATAAAACTGAAGTGGCAACAGGTGCCGATTTTGAAGTATTTTCAGAGTGAGATTTTCCTCCATAATTCACCTCTGGAGCTGCCTTGGTCATGCTGCAAGTCTAACCCTGCCTTTATTTGGTGAGCCGGGAGTTCCTCTTGCGGGATTCCCCTTGACAGCCTAATGGAAGTGCAGCCTATAACAGAACTGGGTCTGCCTGGAGCATGGCTGAGCTTTGCCAGTTGTCAGAGGGTGGGAGCATGTTGCTAGGCAGCCTCGGATGGCTGGAGTCTCTGTGAACCTGCAGGTGGTCAGAAGATGACAGAGACATAGGAGGTTTCTTTGCAGTCTGCTCCTTCTGCCTTGCCAAGCAAACCCTGGCAGGACGGTGTGGCTTATTTTGCTTTAGATAATTCCACAACGGGTTTTGAATGTGTACAGGGAAACCACTGCAAAAcctactgaggaaaaaaaaagctccatAGGAGCGTTTCAGTGAGATTAAACCAATGCATCAATGATCTTCTATCAAAATGTCTTTTGTACATCAGTCTGGGAGCTTGTTAAAAGCAGTTTGGAAGACAATTTGCTTCCAGGCTGATTCAGAGATTTCTCAATAATTAATTCAATAGCAGTTCCACTTTCTCAAGAGCAGTCACTGAACAAGAGACCATTATCTTGTGAAAATCCTGTATCTTTCTTACAGCTTTGAAACCAGACAAACTGATATTTGGagtgtattttttttactgGGTAAACTTTCTTCTCCATCTTATGTATAAGAGAAGAGAggtttgaaaaaagaaaatatatctgGTGGG contains the following coding sequences:
- the LOC128973903 gene encoding LOW QUALITY PROTEIN: vitamin D 25-hydroxylase (The sequence of the model RefSeq protein was modified relative to this genomic sequence to represent the inferred CDS: substituted 3 bases at 3 genomic stop codons); the encoded protein is MPCSSKXHLCRQTLSSLVXEADKHGRXLIERVSENRKPQSPRHFVDAYLDEMDCSKNDPESTFSRENLIFSVGELIIAGTETTTNVLRWAVLFMALYPNIQGQVQKEIDLVIGPNKMPTLEEKCKMPYTEAVLHEVLRFCNIVPLGIFHATSKDTVVRGYSIPEGTTVITNLYSVHFDEKYWSNPEVFSPERFLDSSGQFVKKDAFVPFSLGRRHCLGEQLARMEMFLFFTSLLQRFHLCFPHGVIPDLKPRLGMTLQPQPYLICAKRR